In Babesia bovis T2Bo chromosome 4 map unlocalized Chr4_2, whole genome shotgun sequence, the sequence CGCAGCGTCTTTTAGACGGTCTGGATGCCCTAGACTGGCCCCAGTCCATAATAGACGCCCAGAAGAAGTGGATTGGCATAGAGAAAGGCTATAAGGTAGCACTCAGGGTAGCAGGTAAACCTGGCACCATGGACCCACTTTATCTGTTTGTTACTGATCTAGATCTCCTGACACAGGCTACCCACGTGGAGATACCCGCGGAGACTGACGACATTATGCAGTATGTGTTACCAGAGAACGTGTCGCGTGTTGATGAACTCCTGAGGGAGACTTCCACGATGTCGAACCTAGAGCGCTACGACAGGAAACTTTGTGTGGAGACAGGTACCTATATACTAGTCCCTGGCACTGGAACTCGTTTACCGTTGTGCATCACCAACACGCCTATGTTATTTTCACATCCCATCAACTGCCGGATAGCCCTTGGCCAGACTGTGGATGGGTCCACGGGTAATGACAACCTGAAAGTCACTCCTAGAAATCCACCTAATGACCCGGACGCCTGTGTTACGGCCAATATACCTGATGAAGATCCCAGCATCGAGCCCTTTATCAACGTAAAGATGAAGGACTGGGTATTCAGCAGGTCGCGTTATTGGGGTGAGCCAATACCGCTTGTAGAACGTGATGGATCCTTCGAGTGTATACCGGACCTACCACTGGAAACAAGTAGTCATCATAAAGAGACGATGCCTCAGTGGGCAGGCTCTTCATGGCATTACTTGCGATTTTGCGACGCCAGGAACCAAGAGGCACCATTCGATAGACGCAAGGCTGAACGATGGATGCCAGTGGATTTATACATTGGCGGCACTGAGCACGCGGTATCACATTTGCTGTATGCAAGATTCTGGAACAAGTTACTATTTGACCTAGGGCTATCGCCTGTGGAGGAACCCTTTAGGAAGATTGTGCTGCACGGCATCATACGGAGTCCTTCGTTTAGCATTGGCAGCACGCCTGTGGATGCGGACAAGGTGACCAAGCACAAGGGGCGCTATGTACTGAAACACGACCTCGATACTGAGGTCAGTGTAAAACTCGAGAAAATGTCGAAATCCAGGAACAATATAGTATCACCTGATGACATAATAGCTAAATTCGGTGCTGACGCCCTGCGTATGCATTTACTTTTCCTAGGGCCTATTCACAAGGACAAGGTCTGGTCTGATAGTGGCCTTATAGGCGTTGCCCGCTTATTAGATCGCATTACTGCGTTCTTTAGAACAGCGCGCGTTGTGGATGCAGCGCCAAAGAGCGACGTGGTAATAGATCAGTATGTGGCCCGGATAACACGGGCCATAGAAGAATACAGTTTCAATGTGGCCATTGCGGATTTCTTCAAGCTATTCGATTACATATATGACATTTCCAATGGACGTGCTATTGACCGTGGAGTTGGGGGCACGTACATCAAGCTTTTAGCGCCTTTCGCGCCACATATTGCTGAGGACCTTTGGCATATTCTATATCCCGACAGAACGGGGTCAGTGGCGTATGAGCCTTTTCCCAAGGCATAGCTAAATCACATATAATCACCACTAAATTGTTACTATTATATAACAGTTCCCTATGAGACATGTTCGGGGGATCGCTACCCTACTTCAGTTCAGACAGTTCCTGTATGCATATGTACGCTAGAAGTGAGACATACTTCCTGTAGACGTTCTATATACGCGCTTTCGTCGTAGGGAGACTTGGACAGCAACTCAATCTGCTTCTTTATAGCGGCCTTTATTAGACGAATCAGCTCTTCCCGTGGTTTTTGTATTAGATTGTTATAGCACGGCTTGCCCTCGATGGGCCTTAGATCGTGGGCAATACCTTTAAAATCACGGAACACGCCTGTAATATGCATTAGCTACCAGTGGAGTTATGAACACCACATCCACCCTGGCTGTAACTCACCTGGGAATGCCGAGAGCTGGTAGCACTTGGTATAACCGTTGCTATCCACATTTTCGTGGTCTTCGAATTCAGGTACGGGGTAACACTTTAGCATGTGTTTTTCAAGCTGCTCTCGGTAATTGTAATTTGCCGGTGGCCAATCCGGTAGTACGTACCACCATCTATGAAATATTACTATACCATTAAGGAACTACCTTGATAGCAATTTACCAACGAGTACGTCCATTTCAGTCCTTACTTTGCTATACTGGCCAATTTGTATTTCATTGTCTTCGCGACAATAATCATCTCTTTGCGATTGAGTTAGATCTTGGGAAGTTTCATCAATTTCGCTATCGGCGGCCGTGTTCCGTGTCAGAACTTCTGATAATTCTGGATAACTCATAGTTATGGACATACCTTCGTAATCGTCAGATTCGGAATCCGAACTGACGACATGATTATTGTAACGGGACATTGTTCCTGACTATAGTCCAGATATTAACCAAAACGATCGCATGAATATATCCTTGATACACATGTGTAACCTGTTTGGTGAAATCAGATAGGATTCCAAACCAGAAGAGCTATTAAAACTTTATACATCTATCTACactatataatgtatatctatttaGCACTTGAATGCTTGTAAATTATTTTAAAGGTAGTCAATGATTCATGAGTTCCCCATGATCAGTATATAGTCCAcgttggtatatataacctgTATAAACATGACTGCTAGAGAATCTATCTGGTTGTAATATTGTTTAATGTGCTCCAGTATgtagtagtagtactagttACAACATAGACACCATAGTGTTGCATATCGGTGTGTATAATACTCAGGCGTTTTCTCGTGACAGGCTGTATATACCACTCTTTCCATCGCGTAGAGATAAATCTGGATAGCTATTAATCCACGATGCCTGAAGTCCTTGATATAACATTTCGGCTTATTACTGGCCAGGACATCAAACTTCAGGTTCGCGATGATGGGAAGATATCCGAGGTTAAAGGGTTAATAGCAGGTCATTGTGACATATCGCCACGGGACATGAAGTTGATTTTCAAGGGTCAGCTTCTGGTTGACGACCGTACAATAGGTTCATATgatgttgccaatgggtCAACAATTCACATAATAGGCAATTCTCCAGGTCCATCTAATAATACCCAAACTAATCAAGCTAACACTTCTATGCCATCGATGTTATTTGGTACGGCTATGAATGCCTTCATGAGGGAGTTCATGGGTACTCCTGAAGGGCCTGCATCAGGTTCAAATGGCCCATTTACTGGTGTATTTCCTGAGGGCACGTTTGGCAATGCACCCGGTCAGGCTACTGGTGGCTCCACTTTTGGTGATTTCATCAATGCTTCGGGTGGCCCTGAAGTGCTACTAAGGCAGGGACTCCAGTTTGCCCAGCAAATGACGGCTGGCAACCCAGATTTAGGTCAGGCGGCCTCTAGGTTATTCTCAGGTATGATGGGCGGCATGATGAATCCAGGTCACGCGCAAAATACGGGCCCTAACAACTCATCAGCTACGTCCTCTGAACCTACGCGCGATTCCACTCGGACCAAAGCACCATCCAAGATGAACCAGCAGGACATAGAGACTATAGTACTTGCCAAAGACTGCCTGGATGTATGCTGCGATGCCATATCTGGTCTTGATAGCGACGAGGGCATAGGCGGTTCACAGGCAAGCAAAGAGCTCCGCTCTCAGTGTGAGGATGGCATTAAACTATTGTGTAGGAACAATGACATATACCTGGACGACCCAAAGTCATTTAAGGAGCTGTTGCCGTGGAACCTGCTGCATACACTGGAAATGGACCTCGGGGTTAAGGAGTACCACAATGTGAACCAGCAGGACATGACCGACTTCATGCAGCGGTACCGAGATGCACAAACCAGGGTCCACGACCTCCTGCGTGAATTGGAAACCATTTCCGAACCATCGGAGCCAGTAGACATGGACAAGGTATCCAGGATAACGTCTATATGCGCGTTGCAGACGGCCATCCACGGCCAGATGGCACTGATCACTACTATACTTGGGAACAAAATTAGTCACGCCAAGGATAGCTCCTTGGATACTTCATCTAGACCCGGCTTCACTAAGGCCAAGCCTCACGAGAGGGCTTCTGGGCCCACTGTATCATCCAATGTGCGCCAGGGACTCAACACAGCTTCGATATTGCCTAGCACCACGCAATCAAGTTCGTTGCTGGCCAGTTTGGGTATAGTGAACCCACCTCAAGCACCGACGATATCGATTCCCGCGTACTCCAGCGACGATATACTCGTGGATTCCACGTGGTTGCGCAAGCAACTGACTCAGTACCGCAACAGCACTGGATTCAAATCGCGCATGAACGATTTGGTTCGCGATACCAAGAAACTGAGCAACATCTATTGCACTGGTATCTTGCCAAAATAAAGCCTTAAGGAATTAGTGTGGTATTCATTGCTCCCAACTAAGCTCTAGATAACATATGTGTTCCATCACTCTAGACGTGCTATTAACCTTGATGTCACTATTTGGGTTACACATAATCTCCACTACGGTAGACATGTACACATTGCTGTGACTAGCCATAAAATGTTACAATCTCACTTTTAAACTGgaccatatatattcacaaTGTCGGTTAGGGATATTTTCACCTTCGGGAGGGTATGGCTCTATAGTTTGTTACAGCACATTTGCAGGTATGCACATCGCTCGCAGCACTGAATGGCGCctttatatatgttcaatatcgcaaactGGTTGTATGTCGTCCTGAATATAAACAGGAAGGCTTGCCGGAAGGTTAGCTGCGTGGTATAGTAACTAACTTCCTCAGAGAAGCACAGGATCGCAATATTTGACAACATCGCACCTACATACGACCTTACATATGGCAATACTCACAGGGTGGGTCTTTCTATCCAGGATTCCATATTCTCCAGAAACTTGGCATAACAGCTGCCAAGGCCAATATACTGAAACGGGCAAAAGGGCACGTTTTGGATTTAGCGGCAGGTACTTTAGAGAACTACAAATTATATAGTAACATAACAAGTCTCACTGCACTGGACAAGAGCGTGATGATGTGTCTTGAAATGAAACGTAAAATAGGTATGTCATTTATAGTACTACAGAATGTGACTATCTCACAGAATCTGAGAAACCGGACTTCCCGGTGACCATTGTATGTGCTGACGCATCAGCGATACCATTTGAGAACGAGAGCTTCAGCACAGTGGTTACCACCCATGGTCTGTGTTCAGTGGAGCACCCGGGGAAGTGCCTGGATGAGGTAGCCAGGGTACTGAAACCCAGTGGGCGGTACATTGGCATTGAGAGGGGAAGGGTATATTACAGGCCACTAAGGGCCCTGCTGTAAGTTTTTTGGAAAACGATTTAGTGAAATAGCAGGAACTGGCTCAAGCTATATCCTAACCCGGGAATGCCATGGAAATATGGTTACTTCGAGGATCGCGACCCTATGTAAGTTTGGGGGTCTTCAAGATATACGTTCGCAGTGGACTCGTCCAAAACTGCAAGGGTCTTACCATGCTCGATTCGGCAGTGTTTGGGTATGGGATGAACTACTCCATCCTGGCGCGGCGGTTCGACAGTGACAAGAAATCTGAATTTTCCAACGAGCCCAGGATACGCCCGGAGGCTCGCGTAATATACAGCTACGTGCCACGGGAAAGCTGATTGAACATAACTTGCCCTAGGGGTTCATTATTTATACACTAATGCTTACTACATTAAAGATGGGATGCAATTGCCCCGTTTTAAAAAATCTAGCTGTACATCCCAGCTTAGTGATGTGTCTGCTGGTACTTTTCAATTAGTCCTGAAAATGCCGCAAAACCGATACAGCCACCGGCACTGGCCAGGGGACCACCTGGGATACATGATGCCGGGTTACATACACCTACCCTTTAGGGCCAAGAGAGCGCCGGAGGTACATCCCGCGTAAAGTGCGTTTCGAATGTCAGACTGGGCCCTGCGCTTCTGGAAAATACACTCGAACAGTGAATACACGAAGCCCAACTTCGCAAATCCGCGGGCAGACGTCTTTACTGACGGCCATAACAACTGTAGCTGGTTGCACATCTGTTTGCGGAATCCGATTTTTTCAGTTGGTACGGCATGTGCGATGTCGTTTGCCTGGATGGTAAAGAAGAAAGTACCGAAAAGGGCGCCTAAACAGTTATACTAGATAgctaggtagagtaccTATGAAGGCGCTGCTGACGCCAATGACGGAAGCGCGGACGATACAATTTTCCGATACTCGCTGCTGCAACAGCAGCGCATCGCGTACTGCGCGCTCCTCGGTAGACAGCGGTCCTCCAGATGGCCGGTAGTTAACATAGCTGTCAGACAGGAACACTCGTGAATAATCGTCCGCCATCGAACGACGGTTTCCAGTGATCACCACGACATGTCACCGTTGGCCGTGGCGGGAGTGTGTGGTTCCGGGAACCCACACAGGTCTGGGCTCCTCGCACATCTATTATTACACCCCGTGGAATCGATGTGTACGGGGTTTACTTATTAGGAACGTATGCGAGTCGCAGGTGCCAACAGTACACCTGTGTACTCAAGCTGCACATTTCGCGCGGctgtaatatatcgcatagAGACATTTTACGACACGTAGCTATTTAGTAACTCAATAGTACCCAGGAAACCACTGTATACATATTGGCGTGGTCCTAGTTCCATTGTGGCCAAGAAGTGTTATACAGTCAATTTGCCTACTGGATAAACAAGGATAGGAATAAGGCCCTAGGGGCGTTCTAATCTGTATTTAACACCCAGATCTACTTTGGGGTCACGTATACCTTGGTATATAACCGGGAAACCACCTGTGTTGCGGTGGTACTTTGTGGATCGCAAAACTCACAAGTGGACGCAACACCTAAATTTCTCTAGCCCGCGAAACCCCAATGGATAGAGCCGCTGCTAACATTGGGACTAAGCACGTGGACAGATTTATGACATAGGGAGACGAGTAACTAATAACAGCGGCACACACGTCAACCTAAAGATGAAAGCGCTTTTAGCGGTACTGCTTGGAGTGATATGGGCGTCTTTACCGCCGTTTACGGTCTCCATAGGCCCTATGGACGGTGTTAAAACTGATGCCATTACGCGCATTGTGGTCCCTGCCCATGCTGAGGGTATTATGGGTGTTAATGTATCACCACTGAAGCACACTGCCCGATTTGTCGGTATTCACGATGACGACAAGTTCAGCATTGAGCACTTGCTATCGGATGCCGAGCTAGTTCACAGCAAGCTGGCGCCTTTAATGCGATCGTTGTACTTTCGCATTCTTAAGGTTAACCTTGATACTCCATGTCCCTTGAGGGAGAGGAACGACATTTGCTCCAATGGCATGGACGACGACGGCCTCTTGGATAATGCCAAAAATGGCGACTTTGAGTGTATACCAAAGTGCTACGTTGGCCGATGCCAGCCTCAGGAAGTCAGCCCGGAACCCACTCTCGATGGTCTTGAGCACTTTGTGCTCAGGTACGTGGATGATGACAAGTTAGCTGAGATGGACCCCAAAGATTTGTACGTCGACAATCCTTGGTACAAGGATTTCCTCGGGATCTACTCGCATAACAGGGACAAGGCGGTATACGTCGACCTGATGCACAACCCACCTTCGTATACAggctatcggggtggagagGACTGGAATTCAATATACGACTTGCAATCCGACTGTGGAGACGAGGTGCCTTGCGACCAAACTGAGCATTTATTTAGGCTCATTTCAGGGATGCAATCATCGGTAGCTGCATGGTCGGCGTGGAACTACAAGTGCGTGAACTCCGTGGCGGCGTACCAGCTGAAAAGCGAGTTGCCAAAGTACGAAAGCAACCCGCAATTTTATTTTAAGATGCTTGGTAACCACCCAGAAAGAATTGAGAACATGTACTACACGTTCCAGGCTATGCTCAAGACTGTATGCAGGCTATCTCCATTTCTGAAAGGTTTTGCCAAGAATTTAGGGCAGCATCCCGAATGGGCACACTTGCAGAGAAGTATATTTGATTTTCTGTCAGTGGACTACGAGTTCTGCCGTGATGTGGAGCCAGCCTATGAGCAACGGTCATCGGAGCACTGCGACGCCACGGATGGCTGCACTGCTTCTCCGCAGCTGCGCCATCCGGCGTTGCTCAAAAAATTCAATAGTATCGCAGATATCGTAGACTGTGTTGGATGTGAGAAGTGCAGGTTACATGGGAAGTTGAAACTGACTGCCCTTCAAATTGCAGTTCGTGCATTCGGTCAGACGGAACGCTTAGTGCTGGAGCGCAATGAAATCGCAGCCTTGCTCCATGCACTGGATTACTTTGCTGAATCCATTATATTTGTGCAGCGGTTTGAAGAGCTGAAGAAGCGTCAGCTCATCCTCTACCCGCTGCGCATCATGCTGGCAATATTCGTTATCCTCGTAGTTGCGTACAGGCATGTGATTGCCCAGGCCCTTTGTTTACGCTGGCCTGATGACGATCAGGACAGCACTGAAGAATGAGACGATACACGACCGCATGATATATTTCACATTAGCTGTTAATGTAATAGAACCAGGTTATATATGACCGATACTAAGTGATAACTATTGTCACATACTTGGTACTCCCATATGGACATAGTTTCCCAATACTAAGTGATAACTATTGCCATATGGACATAGCCCAGGAATATTCACTCTATATCGCTATACAATAGTCTATATCATTACGTAGTACTATCTTTAAGGCACacagtgtatatatctcCACTGGTGTTGGCCACCAGCATGCGATGCGAGCCGTTGAAATAGTTTACCGCTAATATTGACGGGTAGCTCATGTCATGGAATGCAGTCTGTGCCAGTACTGACCTCGTATTGATATCGTAGAACTGTAGAGTTGATACACCATCTTGGGTACCACTCAACCCTATGCAGTCATTAGGGTCACAAAGGCCACCCAGCACGTCAAAGTTCGGTATCGACAGCTCTCGCTTGAAGCCGCTGCACGAACTTAACGAGTTGAGCATGCGCACATCCCAGAATATAACTGGATGGTCCCCGGAGGACACCATTTGGATGTACCTATTGCTGATAGAGCATGAGATGACTTGGCAACTACGTGATTGATGTCCTATTTCATGATTCCAAACAGGGCTATGTGGTGATCTGGGATCCCATAGCGTTAGGCTGCCGCCAACGGTGGCGGTGAGCAGCAACCCGCTGGATGAGAACACGGATGCCAAGGGGCCGTTGTGGTCGTCGAATATACCTATCATCCTAATATCGGAGTTTGTCACTTGGAACTGCTTAACGGTTTCGTCGAAACCGCCGCTGGTTATTACATCGTCGCTGAATGCGACGCAGCTGATACCATCCTCGTGCAGCTGCTGTCGGTAGAAGAATGTACCCTGGTCCTCTGAGTGGAAGTACAGCGCATCACCTCGTGCGGCCATATTGGCGTCGTAACCGCGGCTAGCTGATATTACGGAATCCACGTTGCACAGTGTCATGTAGCCGCTACCGGAGCATATGCACAGATTTTGCTTGACCCAAGTGCTGCACGTAAGTGGGCTACGGTCTATAGATGCCGATATCGTGGGTACACTCTGGTCAATACTATGGAACATGACACTCCCAGTTTGCGTGAGTGCGTATACAATATCGCTAGTGGCGAAACCAGCTCCCGTTATTGTATCACTGAGCTTCGGTACCCTACGCATCCTGAGCGTGCCATCCACAACCATGCTTCGGAGGTGTCCTTCACAACTTCCCTGGGTGATGGTACGTCCTATACGTGGTTCATCACCGGTTTCAGGGTCGCTAACACCGAATATATCGCGGTTATGGCTCACGTAGATGAACCACGGAGCGTTGGGGACGGGATTATCCGTAGCCTGCCACTGCGGATGCCGGAGTCGTTGTGGATGTGGATTCTCAAATAGTATTATGGGCGCCTGCCCGAATTCACGGACGTGTACCGATATTGCCTTGGGTTCCATTGTTCTAACTAGGTTTTGGGTAGCGGGTGTCATTGACAGCTTGCCTACACGTACGGAGGATAGATATGATAGTGGATGGAAGGTGTTGTCACTCTTGATTGACTCCAACCCAGCTTGTTTGTAGCCAAAGACCAGATCTATCCATTCGTGCAAGTGCTTGGACACATGCTCGCTTTCTAGAGCGCTGCGCATTACATTGACGAATTGCGATGAGGAGTTACCAGCCCAGCGTGGTAGCTCAACGTCGCACAATCGGCCGTCTTGAGTGGTCACGTTAAGCTGGTTGCGCAGAAACGACCCATCACTGCTGTAGAATTCGGGTATCAGCTCAAAAAACGTGGAATGGCCGTGTACTACGTTATGGTAAGTTTCCGCAATGCTCTTGAAGGTACGTGCTGCAGCATCGAACTTACCACTATATAGCCGTAGCTGGCACTCGGGCTGCAGCCTTATAAGGAAGAATACAACAAGTGCAGGTGTGGAGTAGTGTGAGCAGTATAAATAGAAGCCGCTATTCCACATACGCAGCAAACACATGTCGCATTTATCGTCATCACAGGTACACTTGGCGTCACTAGATTCCGTGACGTCGGAATTCGACTTCGTCGCAAAGTGTAACGTGTTCATGCGGCTCTTGAGGTGTACTAATCTATCGTGGTTAAGGGCTCCTATGGGTTTCGAGAGATCCCTGAAGTTACGGGCATCCTTTAAGTCTAACGTGGCGCTGTCATAGTTGGTCAGGACCCATGGGTATATTGGATAGTGGGACATATCGTAGCGCGATCTCCCTGAGATGCAGTTCAGGAAGTCGATATACTGGAAATTGGGCAAGACGCCGCGGCGCCACAGTTGCGTCATGTCGTTCCTGAACGCTCGTGATTCCAGGGCATAGAACGCCCGTGGCACCATGTTCCGCAGCGTGGAGGTAAACTTCTCGCGATCATCTTCCAGCTTGAACTCCACGTATATGCAGCTGTATAGTTTCCGGGAGTTTTGAATACGCTTCTCGATGCTTTCTTCTGGTAACGATATGATCTCTAGGGCTGTTGCAGACTCTATCTTTGACGGGATACCGCTATCACgcttgaatatatgtagTATCCTGTCGATAGGGATGCGTTTACACGATTTCCGGGAGAAGTTAGGGCTGGGCTCGAAGTAGAACGCACGGTCAGTGAGTGCGGCGTAGCCGCCGTACCTGACCATACGCTTCAACCGCCAGCAGTACACTGAATCGGGGTGTATACTGGATGATGCACAACCCAGTATAGGTTTCTCACGGGGTTGAAGCAACGACTGGCTGAACCCGCCAGCCTTGCTCGACTTGAACATGTCTATATCAACATTTAGCTTGTAGCTACCCCAAAGGCGCATATATTCACTTAACTGCTCCTCGTGCATGGTGGCAGTGGTATACGCAAATATGAACACGAAACCCAATGGGTCTGAGCCATGGGACATATTGTCCACGGTACTACTGGACGGGACTCcctttgcgatatgtaCGTCATAGGCCGATAGAAACCGCGTTTTAccattgtatatagtagTGGGTATGGATGTAACTCTTGTGCAGGATACATATATCCCCTTGGAGACGTCAACACTGTCAGTTATCGAGGTGATATTTTGGAAATGCAGCTTGAGAATGGGTGAATCGAATGCGTCGGGCTCGAAGATCAATGACTTTGTGCCTATACGGATTCTTCCTTTCCGAACTGCATGTATCCATGACGTATACCTAGGATGCTTACCCTTATTACGGCAGCCATGTGCGCTCTTTAGGGACTCGACGAACTGTGACCACGTGGTAGCGTTAGATTCCAGTGGAAATGGTGACACAACGCTACAGGCGGCGTCAGACACATACTCTTCACTTTCCTCTAGAAGCACGAGGTCGAAGCTTCTGACGGCCGAAAGCATCATTGAGTCCGAGGGCTTAACGTACTAAGCAACGCCAGAAGAGCGTGCTGTGAACATCAACTCACAATACACACATTTGGTTCTTTTATAGAATATCTATGTGATCCATATAGTATTTTGGGGCTATGCGATGTGTACCTGGAAGGTACGCCTCTCACACACATAACATG encodes:
- a CDS encoding tRNA synthetases class I family protein; the encoded protein is MRSALSAGHVGVTDSLGFLLLLLTLVLYLSVVCSWKLRPPGLRSEEIRHRRLFSAEAVIPTTQTRRHRRNDEVVDREARWQSFWESNDIFNADFCRGNLESTGFGMPECPKFYGLCMIPYPSGEGLHVGHLLGYTALDVVCRYKRMQGYQVLCPIGWDSFGLPAERYAESVGRDVKQVTLENIARFKHQLKRMGFAFDWSRELATSDPGYYKWTQWMFQEFYRSGIAYRANQLVNWCPDLGTVLANEEVRNGLSARGGFPVYRKNAQQWLLRISQYAQRLLDGLDALDWPQSIIDAQKKWIGIEKGYKVALRVAGKPGTMDPLYLFVTDLDLLTQATHVEIPAETDDIMQYVLPENVSRVDELLRETSTMSNLERYDRKLCVETGTYILVPGTGTRLPLCITNTPMLFSHPINCRIALGQTVDGSTGNDNLKVTPRNPPNDPDACVTANIPDEDPSIEPFINVKMKDWVFSRSRYWGEPIPLVERDGSFECIPDLPLETSSHHKETMPQWAGSSWHYLRFCDARNQEAPFDRRKAERWMPVDLYIGGTEHAVSHLLYARFWNKLLFDLGLSPVEEPFRKIVLHGIIRSPSFSIGSTPVDADKVTKHKGRYVLKHDLDTEVSVKLEKMSKSRNNIVSPDDIIAKFGADALRMHLLFLGPIHKDKVWSDSGLIGVARLLDRITAFFRTARVVDAAPKSDVVIDQYVARITRAIEEYSFNVAIADFFKLFDYIYDISNGRAIDRGVGGTYIKLLAPFAPHIAEDLWHILYPDRTGSVAYEPFPKA
- a CDS encoding ubiquitin family domain containing protein; protein product: MPEVLDITFRLITGQDIKLQVRDDGKISEVKGLIAGHCDISPRDMKLIFKGQLLVDDRTIGSYDVANGSTIHIIGNSPGPSNNTQTNQANTSMPSMLFGTAMNAFMREFMGTPEGPASGSNGPFTGVFPEGTFGNAPGQATGGSTFGDFINASGGPEVLLRQGLQFAQQMTAGNPDLGQAASRLFSGMMGGMMNPGHAQNTGPNNSSATSSEPTRDSTRTKAPSKMNQQDIETIVLAKDCLDVCCDAISGLDSDEGIGGSQASKELRSQCEDGIKLLCRNNDIYLDDPKSFKELLPWNLLHTLEMDLGVKEYHNVNQQDMTDFMQRYRDAQTRVHDLLRELETISEPSEPVDMDKVSRITSICALQTAIHGQMALITTILGNKISHAKDSSLDTSSRPGFTKAKPHERASGPTVSSNVRQGLNTASILPSTTQSSSLLASLGIVNPPQAPTISIPAYSSDDILVDSTWLRKQLTQYRNSTGFKSRMNDLVRDTKKLSNIYCTGILPK
- a CDS encoding Methyltransferase domain family protein; this encodes MSVRDIFTFGRVCTSLAALNGAFIYVQYRKLVVCRPEYKQEGLPEEKHRIAIFDNIAPTYDLTYGNTHRKLGITAAKANILKRAKGHVLDLAAGTLENYKLYSNITSLTALDKSVMMCLEMKRKIESEKPDFPVTIVCADASAIPFENESFSTVVTTHGLCSVEHPGKCLDEVARVLKPSGRYIGIERGRVYYRPLRALLNWLKLYPNPGMPWKYGYFEDRDPIGLVQNCKGLTMLDSAVFGYGMNYSILARRFDSDKKSEFSNEPRIRPEARVIYSYVPRES
- a CDS encoding mitochondrial import inner membrane translocase subunit Tim17 family protein; translated protein: MADDYSRVFLSDSYVNYRPSGGPLSTEERAVRDALLLQQRVSENCIVRASVIGVSSAFIGALFGTFFFTIQANDIAHAVPTEKIGFRKQMCNQLQLLWPSVKTSARGFAKLGFVYSLFECIFQKRRAQSDIRNALYAGCTSGALLALKGGPLASAGGCIGFAAFSGLIEKYQQTHH
- a CDS encoding Endoplasmic Reticulum Oxidoreductin 1 (ERO1) family protein, which gives rise to MKALLAVLLGVIWASLPPFTVSIGPMDGVKTDAITRIVVPAHAEGIMGVNVSPLKHTARFVGIHDDDKFSIEHLLSDAELVHSKLAPLMRSLYFRILKVNLDTPCPLRERNDICSNGMDDDGLLDNAKNGDFECIPKCYVGRCQPQEVSPEPTLDGLEHFVLRYVDDDKLAEMDPKDLYVDNPWYKDFLGIYSHNRDKAVYVDLMHNPPSYTGYRGGEDWNSIYDLQSDCGDEVPCDQTEHLFRLISGMQSSVAAWSAWNYKCVNSVAAYQLKSELPKYESNPQFYFKMLGNHPERIENMYYTFQAMLKTVCRLSPFLKGFAKNLGQHPEWAHLQRSIFDFLSVDYEFCRDVEPAYEQRSSEHCDATDGCTASPQLRHPALLKKFNSIADIVDCVGCEKCRLHGKLKLTALQIAVRAFGQTERLVLERNEIAALLHALDYFAESIIFVQRFEELKKRQLILYPLRIMLAIFVILVVAYRHVIAQALCLRWPDDDQDSTEE
- a CDS encoding Beige/BEACH domain containing protein, producing the protein MMLSAVRSFDLVLLEESEEYVSDAACSVVSPFPLESNATTWSQFVESLKSAHGCRNKVRKGRIRIGTKSLIFEPDAFDSPILKLHFQNITSITDSVDVSKGIYVSCTRVTSIPTTIYNGKTRFLSAYDVHIAKGVPSSSTVDNMSHGSDPLGFVFIFAYTTATMHEEQLSEYMRLWGSYKLNVDIDMFKSSKAGGFSQSLLQPREKPILGCASSSIHPDSVYCWRLKRMVRYGGYAALTDRAFYFEPSPNFSRKSCKRIPIDRILHIFKRDSGIPSKIESATALEIISLPEESIEKRIQNSRKLYSCIYVEFKLEDDREKFTSTLRNMVPRAFYALESRAFRNDMTQLWRRGVLPNFQYIDFLNCISGRSRYDMSHYPIYPWVLTNYDSATLDLKDARNFRDLSKPIGALNHDRLVHLKSRMNTLHFATKSNSDVTESSDAKCTCDDDKCDMCLLRMWNSGFYLYCSHYSTPALVVFFLIRLQPECQLRLYSGKFDAAARTFKSIAETYHNVVHGHSTFFELIPEFYSSDGSFLRNQLNVTTQDGRLCDVELPRWAGNSSSQFVNVMRSALESEHVSKHLHEWIDLVFGYKQAGLESIKSDNTFHPLSYLSSVRVGKLSMTPATQNLVRTMEPKAISVHVREFGQAPIILFENPHPQRLRHPQWQATDNPVPNAPWFIYVSHNRDIFGVSDPETGDEPRIGRTITQGSCEGHLRSMVVDGTLRMRRVPKLSDTITGAGFATSDIVYALTQTGSVMFHSIDQSVPTISASIDRSPLTCSTWVKQNLCICSGSGYMTLCNVDSVISASRGYDANMAARGDALYFHSEDQGTFFYRQQLHEDGISCVAFSDDVITSGGFDETVKQFQVTNSDIRMIGIFDDHNGPLASVFSSSGLLLTATVGGSLTLWDPRSPHSPVWNHEIGHQSRSCQVISCSISNRYIQMVSSGDHPVIFWDVRMLNSLSSCSGFKRELSIPNFDVLGGLCDPNDCIGLSGTQDGVSTLQFYDINTRSVLAQTAFHDMSYPSILAVNYFNGSHRMLVANTSGDIYTVCLKDSTT